One Papaver somniferum cultivar HN1 chromosome 10, ASM357369v1, whole genome shotgun sequence genomic window carries:
- the LOC113317557 gene encoding uncharacterized protein LOC113317557 has translation MIIEAIARVSNPVHGLAGIAETLSQQLEDLTSELTAVNQQNKHNLHRIIILQQKLVEEPQNRPISPNGASSSARVVLPPLTLQDLDNYYNWLSPVVVEPTTASSSYYTNQMRDIKAKLKSDMDAKESTVDPNLCSGGAILKCSNNYDDAKPTSIAASSSFYTNQLRYIQEALMYDKVAKESTVNPNLYSSGAILKCSNHSDDVKPTSTAASSSFYTNQLRYIPEALKSDMDAKESTTNPNLCSSGVFIKSSENVDDLKPTAASLSVHTYQLGDNQAELKDHMDAKELSLNLTLCSSGTISKCSHNDGDFTKECIQDNKDITGKGTPPIKEEPRFI, from the exons ATGATAATCGAAGCAATAGCTAGAGTATCTAATCCTGTTCATGGGCTAGCAGGTATTGCTGAGACCCTTTCTCAGCAATTAGAGGACCTTACTTCTGAACTTACTGCAGTTAATCAGCAAAACAAACATAATCTGCACCGAATTATAATTCTACAACAAAAATTAGTTGAAGAACCACAAAATCGGCCAATTTCTCCAAATGGAGCTTCTTCATCAGCGCGAGTGGTACTACCACCTCTGACACTACAAGATCTTGATAACTACTACAATTGGCTATCACCG GTTGTTGTAGAGCCTACTACTGCTTCATCATCTTATTATACTAATCAGATGAGAGATATTAAGGCTAAACTGAAGTCTGACATGGATGCAAAAGAATCGACAGTGGATCCAAATCTTTGTAGCGGTGGGGCTATCCTCAAGTGTTCCAACAATTATGATGATGCAAAGCCAACTAGTATTGCTGCTTCGTCATCCTTTTATACTAATCAGCTGAGATATATTCAGGAAGCGCTCATGTATGACAAGGTTGCAAAAGAATCGACAGTGAATCCGAATTTGTATAGCAGTGGAGCTATCCTCAAGTGTTCCAATCATTCTGATGACGTAAAGCCAACTAGTACTGCTGCTTCGTCATCTTTTTATACTAATCAGCTGAGATACATTCCGGAAGCGCTGAAGTCTGACATGGATGCAAAAGAATCGACAACGAATCCAAATCTGTGTAGTAGTGGTGTTTTCATCAAGAGCTCTGAAAATGTTGACGACCTAAAGCCTACTGCTGCATCATTATCCGTTCATACTTATCAGCTAGGAGATAATCAGGCCGAACTGAAGGATCACATGGATGCCAAAGAATTGTCATTGAATTTGACTCTGTGTAGCAGTGGAACTATCTCCAAGTGCTCCCATAATGATGGTGACTTTACTAAGGAGTGCATTCAGGATAACAAGGACATAACTGGGAAAGGCACCCCTCCTATTAAGGAAGAACCGAGGTTTATATGA